A region of the Rhizobium leguminosarum bv. trifolii WSM1325 genome:
CCTCACCATCACCCTTCCATTGGAAATGGCGCAGATGGTGAAGGCCAAAGTCAGCTCCGGCGAATATGCGACCGAGAGCGAAGTCATCCGCGACGGCCTGCGCACCTTGGCCGCCCGCGACGCCGCCGTTGAGAAATGGCTGCGAGACGAGCTCGTGCCTACCTATGACGAGACGAAAGCCCACCCCGAGCGCGGCCTTTCTGCCGAGGACGTCGGCCGGCGGCTCGATGCCCGTATGGCCGCTCACGCCAAGAAATAGCGCAGGGCATGAACTACAACGTCATTTGCGCCCAAGGCGAGCGACGACCTCGAAAGCTTGCACCCGAACCTTCATCCAACTGCGATTGAAGTTTCAGCGCCTCAGGACCTCTCCCTAATCCGGCTGCCACGGCTGCATGGTGAGCACATTGCCGCCCAGCTTGGCGAAGGCGCGCTGGCGGCAGGAGAAGACGAGGATCTGCTGGTCGCGCGATTGGCGGTGCAGCGCATCGAACATCCGCTCGATTCGGTCGTCGTCGGAATAAACAAGCGCATCGTCGAGGATGACAGGCGCCGGCCGGCCATCGCGGGCAAGCAGCCGGGCGAATGCGAGGCGGGTCAGCACCGAGAGCTGCTCCCGCATGCCGCCGCTCAGCCGGTCGACATCTTCGTCCAGACCGTTGCGGCGCACGATCTGCGGCAGCAAGGTGTCGCCGTCGAAGGTGATCGAGATGTCGTCGAACAGCAGGCCGAGCAGCGGGGCTAGTTCGCTCATGACCGGCTTGAGATAGAGGTCACGCGCCGCCGCGCGCGTCGCCGTCAGCGCCTTGCGCAAGCGATCGAGCACGCCGACCTCCGTCTCGAAACGCTTCACCTGTTCGCGCGCCGCTGCCAGAAAATCGCGCGTTTCCGACCAGTTTTCTTCCAGCGCACTGTCCGAACGGGTACGGATCTGACCGCCGAGATCAGCAAGCTCTTCGCGGAGCCTGGCAATTTCGCGGCCTGCGGCGTCGGCGACCGAGCGCGCCCTGGCAAGGGCGGCCTCTGCGCCTGCGAGATCCCGCCCTGTCCTGCGCAAAGGCGCGGCCCGAAGTTCGACAGCATCGACCTGCTCTCTGGCGCTGGAAAGTTTTATGGCGAGGTCCTGCTGCAATTCAGTTCGGCCGGACTCGGGGCCGA
Encoded here:
- a CDS encoding putative transcriptional regulator, CopG/Arc/MetJ family (KEGG: cti:RALTA_A0065 antitoxin of a toxin/antitoxin system), whose product is MRTTQPLTITLPLEMAQMVKAKVSSGEYATESEVIRDGLRTLAARDAAVEKWLRDELVPTYDETKAHPERGLSAEDVGRRLDARMAAHAKK